One window of Bos javanicus breed banteng chromosome 1, ARS-OSU_banteng_1.0, whole genome shotgun sequence genomic DNA carries:
- the LOC133247940 gene encoding P2Y purinoceptor 2-like → MEKLDTNISEEGRSCHLSEHYKQVYLSLTYSIIFVLGLPLNGAVLWLSWRQTKRWSCATIYLANLMVADLLYISTLPFLIVTYSLEDTWPFGELLCKLVRFLFYANLYSSVLLLTCISVHRFLGVCHPLRSLPYRTRRHALLGATATWALVVIQLLPTLIFSHTDDIDGQMICYDTTSADHFDKFFVYSMVLMLSSFVLPSLVILVCYSLMVRSLATLVETLTRVGGATRAKSIRTILLVCGLFALCFVPFHISRSLYFTLRFLSSGNCQLLTGQPGLQGMEASGEPEQLPQPSPLLSVRWEQSQALPGTGAQQGG, encoded by the coding sequence ATGGAGAAGCTGGACACCAATATCTCAGAGGAAGGAAGATCCTGCCATCTCTCAGAGCACTACAAGCAAGTCTACCTCTCCCTGACctacagcatcatctttgtgCTGGGGCTGCCCCTGAATGGCGCCGTCCTGTGGCTCTCCTGGCGCCAAACCAAGCGCTGGAGCTGTGCCACCATCTACCTGGCGAACCTGATGGTGGCAGATCTGCTGTATATATCGACACTGCCCTTCCTCATCGTCACCTACTCCCTGGAGGACACCTGGCCCTTTGGGGAGCTGCTCTGCAAGCTGGTGCGCTTCCTGTTCTACGCCAACCTCTACAGCAGCGTCCTGCTGCTGACCTGCATCTCCGTGCACCGCTTCCTGGGCGTGTGCCACCCACTGCGCTCCCTGCCCTACCGGACCCGCCGGCACGCCCTGCTGGGCGCCACTGCCACGTGGGCTCTGGTGGTCATCCAGCTGCTGCCCACCCTGATCTTCTCTCACACAGACGACATCGACGGCCAGATGATCTGCTACGACACGACCAGTGCGGATCACTTTGACAAGTTTTTCGTCTACAGCATGGTCCTGATGTTGTCCAGCTTTGTCCTGCCCTCCTTGGTTATCTTGGTGTGCTACTCACTGATGGTCAGGAGCCTGGCCACACTAGTGGAGACCCTCACGAGGGTGGGTGGCGCAACCCGGGCCAAGTCCATCCGGACCATCTTGCTGGTGTGTGGCCTCTTCGCCCTCTGCTTCGTGCCCTTCCACATCTCGCGCTCCCTCTACTTCACACTCCGCTTCCTGTCCTCAGGCAACTGCCAGCTCCTGACAGGTCAGCCTGGCCTACAAGGTATGGAGGCCTCTGGTGAGCCTGAGCAGCTGCCTCAACCCAGTCCTCTACTTTCTGTCAGGTGGGAACAGAGTCAGGCTCTTCCAGGAACTGGGGCACAACAAGGTGGGTGA